One genomic window of Fusarium fujikuroi IMI 58289 draft genome, chromosome FFUJ_chr01 includes the following:
- a CDS encoding methyltransferase-like protein, whose product MLPTPDTSHVPYERVYEPAEDSYLLLDTLSSATETEYLQNAFPDIAPLVVEVGTGSGVVLAFVHAHAQKLFGTREVLTAGVDMNAFACRATVGTVAKAAFDNPDSHAFYLGSCMGDLTTPWREGTIDVLIFNPPYVPTPEMPARPDSFSADDLAVTTKPSFDDDSYLLALSYAGGLDGMETTDRLIEALPQALSRRGCAYLLLCAQNKPDQVKSRIEGLGPEWRAQTVGNSGKQAGWEKLQIVRIWRDYSKAVE is encoded by the coding sequence ATGCTACCAACGCCAGATACTTCGCACGTCCCATATGAGCGAGTCTACGAACCTGCCGAGGACTCATACCTCCTCTTGGATACGCTCTCATCTGCTACAGAGACCGAGTATCTCCAAAACGCGTTTCCCGATATAGCGCCTCTCGTGGTGGAGGTCGGCACAGGCTCAGGTGTCGTCCTCGCCTTCGTCCACGCACATGCGCAAAAGCTTTTCGGCACGCGCGAGGTCCTGACTGCGGGGGTTGACATGAACGCCTTTGCGTGTCGGGCTACAGTCGGGACAGTTGCAAAGGCAGCTTTTGACAACCCCGACTCACATGCATTTTATCTGGGCTCATGCATGGGGGATCTCACAACCCCATGGCGCGAGGGCACCATCGACGTCCTCATTTTCAACCCGCCATATGTGCCCACGCCTGAGATGCCTGCCAGACCAGATTCGTTTAGCGCAGACGACCTTGCAGTCACCACAAAGCCTTCATTTGACGACGATTCGTATCTGTTGGCCTTATCTTACGCAGGCGGCTTAGATGGTATGGAGACAACAGATAGGCTGATCGAGGCACTACCCCAAGCGCTGTCCCGACGCGGTTGTGCCTACCTCCTCCTCTGCGCTCAGAATAAGCCAGATCAAGTCAAGAGTCGCATTGAGGGGTTAGGGCCTGAATGGCGGGCTCAAACTGTTGGGAACAGCGGCAAACAGGCCGGGTGGGAGAAGCTGCAGATCGTACGGATATGGAGAGACTATTCAAAAGCCGtagaataa